The stretch of DNA TTGGTATGTTTGAACATGTCGGTAAAGAAAATCTCGGTGAATACTTTAATGATGTCGCTAAATACCTGAAAAAAGATGGTGTTGCCCTTATTCACGGGATTACGCGCCAGCAAGGAGGTGCCACCAACGCATGGCTTACCAAATACATTTTCCCAGGTGGTTATGTTCCCGGATTAAACGAAAACATTAGCCATATTATTGCCAGCAACCTACAAGTTGACGATCTTGAAATGCTCAGACGTCATTATCAACGCACACTAGAAATTTGGGACCGCAACTTTAACAAAAATCGTGAACAAGTTCAAAAGATGATGGGTGAACGCTTCACGCGAATGTGGGATTTATATTTACAAGCCTGTGCAGCTTCATTTGAATCCGGCAATATCGATGTAGTTCAATATTTAATTACCAAAGGCCCATCTGGTAAAAACTTACCGTTAACACGGGATTATATGTTGAATAAATAATTTACACATAAAAAACCTAGCATCCTAATTGGAATGCTAGGTTTTTTCTATCTAAAATAAATAATTATAGATTAAAAATCTTACCTGGATTTAAAATATCATGGGGATCAAGCAAACACTTAATTTTACGCAATAATTCGGTATAATCATGACCATAAAAGTCCTCAAAATTATTAGCCCGAGCATAACCAATACCATGTTCACCTGACATATTGCCATCAAGAGCTTTTGCCGTCTTATATAATTCATTAATTACTTTTTTACTGGTTTCAGCATATTCTTGCTCATTCATCTTATCCGAGCAAAGGTAAATATGCAAATTACCATCGCCAGCATGACCAAAATTAGGAATTCTGATATGCAGCTCAGTTTCCAATTCCTCAATTCTATCCAATACATCTGGAATATGATTAATTGGAACACAAATATCAATTTCATCCATTTTTGGTGTAGATTTTTGAATTGCTAATAACAATGCTTCACGGCATTCCCAAATTTTCTTTGCTTCTGCCGAGTCAGCTGCTAAAATAACAGCATCTTCAGCATTAAATGACTTAACTGCCTTCAACGTTTGCTCAAGTTCTACCTTTAATTCTTCATCAGTAAAGGCATCTAGACCTAAGATAATAAAACCGTCACCGTTCTTAATTGGAAATTGCTCTCCGGCATACTCTTCCCATAAATTAATTACTTTACGACCCATAAATTCAACTGTTGTTGGAACTACACCTGATGCTAAAATTGCTGGCACCGATCTTATTGCGTCATTCAAAGTTGGATATGGAATGATGGCATTAATCGATTTATGTGGCTTAGGATACAGTCGCAGAGTTACTTCTGTGACAACACCCAAGGTACCTTCAGACCCGATAATTAAATCTTTTAATGAATAACCTGATGCTGATTTTACGGCTTTTGAGCCAAACTTATATAATTTACCGTCTGTCAATACAACCTTTAATTCGCGGATATGTTCTCTTGTTACACCATATTTGATTGCTTTCAGACCACCAGCATTAGTCGAAACATTACCACCAATTGTAGCCCAGTGCATTGCTGGTGCAGGCATGTAAGTAAACGGCTTATCAGCTAAATATTCGTCAATGTCCTTTAATCTAATTCCTGCCTGAACTGTCATTGTTAAACTATCTGGATCATATTCCAAAACGCGATTCATCTTGACCATATCAAGTGAAATGCCGCCGTTAACATTTAAATTGGCACCCATTAAACCTGTAGAGTTGCCCCGAGGAACTAACGGAATTTGGTGGTCATTAGCATATTTAACTACCCCAGCAATTTCGTCATTATTAACAGGTTGAATTACTAATTCAGGCATTGCTCTAACCGTTCTAAACTGGTCATGATCCCAATGTTCAGTCGGCTGCGTAATAAAGCGCTCAGGTTCCGCAATTAACTTACGCAAATTTTCTCTGTCTGTCTGGTCAATTTTATGATATTCCATTATTCAGTCACTCTCTTACATTAAAATACAATATAACTAAAATTGTGTATAATTAAAATTTACGCTTTTATGTAACCGCTGTCAATAGACAAAAAAACGCCGACAAGCTTTAAAAGCTTATCTACGCTAATTTTGATTTTGCAAAGTATACAGGTTATAGTAGTAACCCTTTTGAGCCAATAGTTCTTCATGCGTACCACGTTCAATAATCCGGCCTTGATTAAGAACAATAATCTGATCAGCATCAACAATTGTTGACAACCGGTGCGCAATTGCCAGTGTGGTTCGACCTTGACGTAATCGCCGTAACCCCGCTTGAATTAAAGTTTCTGTTTCGGTATCCACATTTGCCGTTGCTTCGTCCAAAACCAAAATTTTGGGATCTGTTACTAAAGTTCGGGCAAACGAAATTAATTGTCTTTGACCTTGACTAAATTCACTGCCACCTTCACCAACTACTGCATGATATTTACCCGGTAACTTTTCGATAAAATCAGCAGCCTGAACAGTTTCAGCAGCTTGCTTAATTTGCTGATCTGTAATTTGATCATTATACAAGCGAATATTGGAACTGATATCACCGTAAAACATAAAAGGATCTTGTAGAACTAATCCTAATTTTTGACGTAATTCTTTTTTAGGATATTTTTTGATGTCTACGCCATCAATTAAAACCTCGCCTTGATAAAATTCATAAAACCGCATCATCACGTTAATAATCGAACTTTTACCAGAACCTGTATGGCCCACAATCCCTAAGGTTTCGCCAGGATTAACTGTAAATGAAATATCATGTAAAATTTCATTTTGACCATCATAAGAAAAACTAACGTGCTTAAATTCAATCTTGCCCCGCGTAATCGTCAATCCTGCTTGAACATTTTGCTGCGGCTCATAATTAGTATCATCCAAAATACGAAAAATTCTTTTGCCGGCAACAATCCCATCTTGAAAGAAAGTCATCTGGTCCATTAAGTTAGAAATTGGATTAAAAAATTGTGAAATATACTGCGAAAAAGCATAAACAACGCCCGCAGGTACAAATGTTTGCCGCAATGGAAAGCCAAAATACATTAAAGTCAATGCTAAAGCTAGCGAATAAAGTAAACTGGTTAGAGGCGAAAGCAATAAAGAATTTAAGTTGATCATACTAAATCGCGTTTTCATTAACGCCGCGTTTTCATGCTCAAAATTACCCGTCATTCGCTTTTCTTGCTTAAATTGTTGAATTAAGGAAACACCCTCAATTGATTCATTTAAATTAGTATTGATGCGACTTAGACGCTCACGATAATTCCGATATAGTTTAGAACTATGTCTAGCATACTGCCAAATAATCAAAAATGAAATTGGTAAAAAAGCCAACACAATCAGCCCAGCCAGCTTATTAGTGGCAAACATCGCAACTAAGGCAGAAATAATTGAAAATAACGATAGCACCACACTAGAAATTACCGTTAAAAAATTACTTAACGTCATCGTATCGTTAGTTACCCGCGACACGATTGAACCTGCCGGAGTTTGGTCAAAATACCGCATCCCTAAAGTATGAAGTTTTTTATAAAGTTGGGCTCTTAAACCCTCGAGTGACTTCTCTGACCCTAAAGAAAAGAAGTATTCATAAGTGAATTGCAAGATTCCCTTAATAAGTGAGCCTCCGGCATAAAGTAGTCCAGCAAACAAAATAATTTGCGTTGTCACATTAGCTTTAACCAAATAATTATCAAGAAAGAACTGCAAACCATACGGCAAAAGCATGTTAATCATACTAACTAACAATGCACCAATCCCGGCAATAATCATTTCGTTCTTA from Lactobacillus sp. ESL0785 encodes:
- a CDS encoding ABC transporter ATP-binding protein produces the protein MDEQQESVWSKEIPIKEQLSIFKRLVRFVLQFKNEMIIAGIGALLVSMINMLLPYGLQFFLDNYLVKANVTTQIILFAGLLYAGGSLIKGILQFTYEYFFSLGSEKSLEGLRAQLYKKLHTLGMRYFDQTPAGSIVSRVTNDTMTLSNFLTVISSVVLSLFSIISALVAMFATNKLAGLIVLAFLPISFLIIWQYARHSSKLYRNYRERLSRINTNLNESIEGVSLIQQFKQEKRMTGNFEHENAALMKTRFSMINLNSLLLSPLTSLLYSLALALTLMYFGFPLRQTFVPAGVVYAFSQYISQFFNPISNLMDQMTFFQDGIVAGKRIFRILDDTNYEPQQNVQAGLTITRGKIEFKHVSFSYDGQNEILHDISFTVNPGETLGIVGHTGSGKSSIINVMMRFYEFYQGEVLIDGVDIKKYPKKELRQKLGLVLQDPFMFYGDISSNIRLYNDQITDQQIKQAAETVQAADFIEKLPGKYHAVVGEGGSEFSQGQRQLISFARTLVTDPKILVLDEATANVDTETETLIQAGLRRLRQGRTTLAIAHRLSTIVDADQIIVLNQGRIIERGTHEELLAQKGYYYNLYTLQNQN
- a CDS encoding FAD-binding oxidoreductase; its protein translation is MEYHKIDQTDRENLRKLIAEPERFITQPTEHWDHDQFRTVRAMPELVIQPVNNDEIAGVVKYANDHQIPLVPRGNSTGLMGANLNVNGGISLDMVKMNRVLEYDPDSLTMTVQAGIRLKDIDEYLADKPFTYMPAPAMHWATIGGNVSTNAGGLKAIKYGVTREHIRELKVVLTDGKLYKFGSKAVKSASGYSLKDLIIGSEGTLGVVTEVTLRLYPKPHKSINAIIPYPTLNDAIRSVPAILASGVVPTTVEFMGRKVINLWEEYAGEQFPIKNGDGFIILGLDAFTDEELKVELEQTLKAVKSFNAEDAVILAADSAEAKKIWECREALLLAIQKSTPKMDEIDICVPINHIPDVLDRIEELETELHIRIPNFGHAGDGNLHIYLCSDKMNEQEYAETSKKVINELYKTAKALDGNMSGEHGIGYARANNFEDFYGHDYTELLRKIKCLLDPHDILNPGKIFNL